The genomic segment attaaaaattagCTTTGCTACTGTCAGACACAGAGGTGCCTGTGTGAATTCACATGTACAGCACATCTTTCCCACATTAAGAATGCAGATAAATTGCAACTTCAAAATGGGCAGGCACTGCAGAGAGAACACAAGACACTATCATTGACTCACAATGAAAGCCAGgaaaaatacagactttttAATAAGACAAATCTATATTATTTAAATAGCACTTAATGCTTCTACCATTTTATCCTTTACCCCACTTACATTCTCATTAATATCAGTTACTTCCCAGACACAATAGCTTTGTGGCCAAGGCCATCTACTGGTGAGTGGGATGTGTGAATTAATGGGAGGTTTGTTGACCGGATTTAATTAGAGCTTGTAGAGATTTAGGCACATGTGTTGAAATCCTGCCAAGTAGCTGTCAGGAATTACTAAATATGATCACAGTTTTGgatgaacaaataaaaaattaaggtTTCCCAACTCCACATGGACCTAAAGAGCCTTGATGTTGCCAAGGGGAGAAGAGTGTGGTACTTGGAATCTGCATCCTGTTGTAGACCAGACACCATGTCACCTCACTGCTCTGTGTAAAATGAATCAAACATGTCAGTGTCACTAATAGAGATATGAATTTTACCCCCAAAACCACTACAAAActgctaacatagttttcaaGAATTAATGGAGTATGAATGGAAACATTTGCAGGCTAAAACtgcaaacattttaaatggGGATTTTTGATGGGGATTTATTGGCTGCACACCATAGTTACAATTGTACTTGTCCCTAATGGTAACAGAAATGGACACCAGGCAAGGAAATGGAAGGGAAATTAAGCACACCCACATCCTTACACACTGCCATTTCCAAGGTGATATCTGAGACTAATCAACAAGGGAAACTGGGAGCAATAGGATGCTATGACACAGAGATCCCCACACTGTTCTACTGTTACCTGCTGAGCATCATTATTCCCAAATCAGGAAGATGTTTTTAATAAGACACTTCCTTTAGCTCTTTTTTCAAATTCTGTAACACTTAAGTTAGCATTATGATTTTTAGAGCAATGTATTTGAAAATCCCCAAATTACAAGACAGTATTTTCTCCATCTTTGAGATGAAGTAAAGTTAACCCTTACTCATCCTTTTTCCCGTAAGAATTTCAGGCAATCTTGACAGCATAGAGAAATATATTCTCTAGAAACAAGCTTGAAGgaagtaaaataatttcttcttgcTACTTTTGGATGGCAACACAGAAACCAGAACTTCTTGTTTTGCTTGAACAAATGACAcagaagaaaagtattttcacaAGAGAAAATGTGGATGCCATAGAATGACAAATGCCCTTCAGTGGCCATCACTTCAGTCTGATTAATTGCTATGACAATCAGATTCATGACAGGGAATTTATGGATGGCAGGTAAAAGGAGTCAAACCTTCCACATTTTTCCATTACAAGTtgggtttggggctggtttgTGAGGGTTTTTCTGGGGTGGGGTAgtgttttttcctctgaacTATAAATCCAGTTCAATTACACCGGTTTTATTCAGTGCAGGAGATTGCAATCTTCCAGTACAGCAAGGTTAGTAATTTATATGCCTTTCTGATTTATTTATGGTGCAATAAATCCATGGGCAGTTCTGTGTCTGTTGGAGATTTGCAGTCTCcagtataattttttaattgaagatcagaagcagggaaaaaaccccaaacatcaAACTGCTGCCCCCTTTAGCTCTAACTCACAAGACATAAACAACttcaaaagaataaaacagTGTATGTAAATTTCCAATCACATCTTTTGCAGCTAAAGTGTTATCAACTAGTTGATAAGCTTTAGATGTTCCTCTCATTTAATCATTGGATCAAAAGAGCTGAACTatgcaaaatttaatttatacCTTCAATTACAATTACTGTGAATCACAGTAATTACACTTTACACTTTCAAAACACTGCACTAATGTTTACAACATGCCTTGGTAGAAAGTTAGCTTTATATTTGAAGCTAATATAGAGGATGAAGGAACTTGTTATGATCTCCTGTTGATTTGCATAGAAAAGCCTCCAGCTACTTACACCAGGATTCTCATGTTCCAGAAACCAGAGATAAAGTGGATAAACTAGGATTTATCCTAGTAGTTTCCTAGTAGATAGACTAGGAAATTGTTCAGTTGCAACATCTAATTGTAAGGATTTGGTCATTTAATTAACACACATTTCAAACAGAGGATTTCCTTTAACTTCACTGTCAGATCCTCTTttaaattcatgttttcaaCTGATTTTTCTTCCATAATTCTCTAAACTTGGAATTGCCTATATATTACTGAATTGAAAGGAATGacttgttgtattttttttttaattttccagaaCATACATATCTGTTTGATCCATTTTCCCAGTGCAATGctaaaagctttttctttctccaatCCTGTAGCAAATACTAATAGCAGCTCCAACTTTCTTAACCTCAAATATATCCAAAAAGCAATATTACCTCAAAATGAACTGCTGAGGCTAGACAAGCTAAGAAGTCCATCTACCTCTATTTCATCTTGCATATTATTCAGTTATATATTGTACAGTctctagggaaaaaaagaaacacagtaaAGTAACTCAGAAGGGCCAACAGTCATTTAAgtgttgtttattttcaaacagtATAATTTCTTCTCAGAATATAAGAAAATGACATATCCATTACACCTGTCTGAATGAAACTGTGCTGTCTAAATGCCTTGGATGAGCACTGGAACCAATAAAATTTCTACCAGTCTGTTCCAGGGAAAAGGCTTTGCTTTAACACTGCAGCACAGTGCAAGCTTCAGAAAGAATTTTTGGAAATCATACGTAGAAAattcattttcaaattttctcttttggaggaaagggcaggaagggaaaaaaagaccaAATAAAGCCTAGTATTTGTTACATCAAAACAATTACAGTGGTACATAAAAGGCTGTAGAAGGCATTTAGTCTAAGAGCCTTGGATGTTCAATCCGTGTAATAGTCCAGTCTGGTTTTGCTCCTTCTGTAAACTCCCTTTGGAACctgaaaaaggaaagataatACGTGAAGAGTTGTTAAAATTTACTTGACCTTAAGAAGCCACTAATACAACAAGAAAtcatgaagaaatattttacttcaaaCTTACTGATGTAAAAGCTACTTAAAATTTAATGCTTATACCCCAAAATTGAAGATAAATAATATTTCTACAGTAAGAACCAAAATGCACTGACTTCAGTGTTTTGGTTCAGATCCCACAGACAGGATCAAGCAGCAACAGTAAAGACCCTGATATCAAGAGAACTTTTCACAGCAGGAATATGAATAAAGCTTTATGGAAGATCTTGATCTGTAAATAAAGGGTTGCATTTAATGGTAAGTGAAGGGAAATCATGTGCTTCATATTTTACCTGAAAATTTTCATCTTTCCTGAAGTGTAGTTTAAAAGGTAATATATTTTCAGAACTATAACAAAGATGAAGTTAACAGCAGTACTGAGTCTCCCTTTATCTAAAGATAAGTCTGAGCTTCAAGCTGAATTCTCATGTTATCAAATAACCTGCATGTCATGGACAAGAGCAGTGTATCATTGCTTTGCAATCATGTGCAAATCCACTCCTGCAAAGTGGGATTGGGAAGATATTTAAGCTTTAAGGGAAGGCTCTCAAGGTTAATGGAACCTCAGAAGCCTCTAAGGAAGATGCTGAATTCAGCTAAGAGATGGACACACAACAATCtatccaggaaaaaaagtacTGGTCTCCTCATGACTGTTACCTTTGTTTCAGAGCTCCTCATCACCTAGACTCCATATTTTCAATTTCAAATGTGGGTGTAGAAATCCTTGATCATACTGCATTTATCACACAAAAATCCTCACTTCTCCCAGCTTCTGAGAATCTTATTTTCAATACTTTTTGCCAACTGTGTAGATATTTTCTGCACTGCTCTGACATCACTACACCAACACAGACATTATTTATAAGCATTCCTATGAAAATCCATCTTCCTAATGTGTGCTTTGAGGATCAGGAACCTCATTCAGCGCTCCAAATACTGCTCTTCCTTATAGAAAAAGAGTTCCCATTAATGTCAACTCAGAACCAAGGAAATAACATAATGATCTTAGGGGTATTTAAAAAATTTGGTCCtaaaatcaaaactggaaaGCTGAATGAGAATTAACTTAGATTAGAATCAAGGTAAATTAAAACCACTGGGTTCTGCAGTGGCACTTTGGTGGAGTGCTTGCAGAACTGCCTACCCCACAGGAACCTCATGGGCACGGGAAAAGAAAGGGACAAGCAAGCTTACTCATAGTTTGCTGttaaaagatgtttcttttcttttgtgttttcatctcCAAACACAATCTGGAAGACTTTGGCTTCACCTGGTACTTCATCAGGTAAATTAGCACCATTCAGATACCAGAAGCACATCAGGATACTAACAAACTTTCTTCCTGTTGGAAATAAATCAAAACTTAAATTAGATCTCATGTTTCTCATTGGTCAAATAATCCTATTTGCTACCTAGCATTCTAGTGAGAGCCTGGAAGGTAAGATGATTTTGGCCATAAAGAATACAGTATAGAACAATGAGTGATAAAGATATTTTATGCCATACTCGTGCTGTTTAGCAATAAAAATGCACTctgtaaaaaaatatgtattttactGTGAGTGTGGTGTGACAGTGTATATAATGAAATTGTATAAAAAGTTAGTTCCCATAAATTCCAAAGCTAACTACTCATACAACAAATACATGTGGAGTAGTCCAAACATGGGAGCAAtctaagaggggaaaaagaaattcctATTTCCCAAACCAGGAAAAATGCTTACTGGGTCTGACAACTTGAAGTGCTCAACTGAAGACCCAGGGTTAGGCCCACATATCATCTCCACTGCGTCTGACAGTGAATAGAGCACACAGTGCTGGTATCCAACCAAAAGAAAAACTTGCTTGAGCTCATCActagctttaaaaaaacccaaatcaatcAAGGAGTCCTAGAACAAAGTGTATTTCATGATAGAAAGACTAAACCAGcaacatttatttcattatcCAGCCTTCACTATTCTTCTTGCAGGATACATTTTCATTGTTGAAGCAAACAGCTTTCAGCATATATTAGAATAATTGTTTTTGAGTGGTTTCACATTGCTGAGGACTAATAATACAAAAGTCTGTAAAAAAGAAGAGGAGTaagcaaaacccaaacagaagtCAAAACAGTACCATGATGTATAAACAATAATCTCTGTCTCTGGTTTAAAAGGAAATCAAGAAATTTTATATGGGTGAATGACAAACAGAGAAACAAGGAATGAGAAACAGGACCCAAAACCACATCTGCATGGAAAATGTCTGTTTAGTAGCAAAACCAGGAAATAAGACTGCTCATTGCTGAAATGTTTCAGGATTCTAAACATACCATCATCATCATAGTAAATGCGAACATCTCCTTCTGTTGTGTACATGATTGCATCAATGTCAGCTGCTAAAGCATCCCTGTGGCTGTCAGGGAGCAAAGAAATCTTTTCCTTCAGCACCTGAAGTACCTAAATTCAGAAAAACTGTCACTTagtttttttattaagaaatttATGTAACAATCTATTTCTCCTGCAGTTAACAAAATGAGCACTACTGCTAAAACATTCATCTAAGACATGTAACAGCTGAAGTGAACAAGCACTAGGAAGCTTGGGCATTCTTAAACCCTAATTCAGCAGTATTGAAGAAGGTCCATTTACTgctcaaaacaaataaaaaccaagcaTCTTAAACAATGTTTAGAAAAGGTactgtcagcagcagcaacacaaGCCATGTCAGCCCAGAACAGCCCAGAGAAGCTTGCTCCCACAATCACTCCCTGCCTCCTCACCACTGAATTCTCACTATGTGCAGGTTCCTAAGCTGTTGATTCAGCATCTTTTAGCTATCTTTCacaaatttctttgaaaatcagTTTCATTACCAATGAGCTTATCTTTGCCATTTTGTGATCCACGCTCTATTTAGAAAAAGTTTAAACCCTTGCAAATCAGAACAGACTGAAAAATTGTTCCCCTGGTACTTAATGTCCTTATGACACTCACATAATACTCACATTATCTATAATCCACACAGCTGTGTTAAATAGAAAATGGTGGGGTGCAAAAACTGCACAGAGGTAGCACCTCAAACACCACATGAGAAAGTCAAGCCACGAGGAAGGATGAAACTGCAGAACTTGTTTCTAACTAATACTCTTTTTACCCTAACTTGATCTATCATTTTTGAATAATGAACAAATGCAGAGGTTACATGGAAGCAAGAACCAATCTTCACAAGGAGACATTGGTTTCTAATACATGTTGCAGGTACAAAATTCACTGaccaaagaaatgaaaaagtagTGTGGGATCACAGACTCATCTACTACATCCTTGACTTACATAAAGTCTCTGCATCAATGTAAACCTAAAAGATTTACAGCAAGTTCTTTCAAGAGGAAGCAGAGAAGATGCCCTTTCAAAACAACTGCAAGAAACAAACTCACGTTTTATTGCTATCTCTGTTCAGAGAGAGGAGGCAAGACTGTTCAGAGGGGATGCACTAGAACAGCACCAGAGTTTTTGCTGCAAAGGCATGGGTGGCAATAGGACAGGCCACGCTGACATCCTGTAACAAGGCAGACATAGACCTGGAGTGTCTCCTCCACTTGACTCTGATGCATCTGCTACCTCCATTCCCTGGGAAGGCCAAGACAACTTCAGcaattaaaaattcataaaaacacagaaaacacagcactgaTGTTTAACCAGGTCAGTCATATCCCTGAGACCATGACACAAGACTGAGGCCTTCCAGCCAAAATCAGTAATCAGCTGTATGATCTGATGGGGGTGGGAATGTATTAGTGCAGCAGGGACAAACACAAACTAGTTTATTTCTTCAAAGGAATTCTGGTGCACAGGGTCAGCCTGACTCAACTTCAGCCACCTGCCTACACCTTAAGACACACAATTCCACCTGCTCTCTGCCTTTCCATCCTTCCTGGTACACCAGCAATCTTTCTGGCATTTGGTCCTTATGCTCAACAGCtagaatatattttactttGCTTTAAATACAATACAATAACTTTGAATTAAATTTCgtgctttgaaaataaacagaaataaaagctacAGGACAAAAAATTGCCCACCCTATGTTGCATTACGctgtttttcccaaattaaaCCAAACTGGCAACTTGCAGATAACGTCAGGCTGAATGCATCCACGTTACTTTATTACAGACAATCAATTGTTAGAGTAGGAGATGGAAAGCATTTACCTCTGCTGATACAAGTTCTTCCAGCAGGTCAAGTTTACGCTGAGACAGCAGCTTtgaaacaacagaaaaggcctaccaaattaaaacagaaacaaaaaccaaacatgaACAAGTAACTCGAGGTTGGCTTATTTTTCACACAAATCCATAAGTATATGACAAGTTACCCAAATACTCCATGATTTAAGATTTCAATACTTGCAGAGGGTTTCACCATTGAAATGTAATCCTTCCAGCATTACATGAGTGATTTCATAAACTGATGAAAACATATGACTTCTTTTCAATCTCTtgtttaaaacataaaaacttCCAATAGGTAAATGAATTCAtagtttggaaaagaaaaaaaaaaaagctttgcagTATTTTGTATGTTGCTTTTACTCTTTTTGATAATTCAAACAGTCTGTGTCTTTCCCTGTAAGTATTTTGTTCCCCTGACCTCTTTTGCAACTTATCTTCTGGTTTCAGTCAAAATTGATGCtgcaatttaaaatgtttctttagaAATCTGGTTTAGTCTCTAGACTTCAGGAAGCTCAACTCTCCTTTCTCCCTTTATGTAAATATACATAATtgtatatattaatatatataattacatgtatatttatatacaattaTGCCTCTATATATTCAATTTGTGCAGTTGTGAAGGGCAGTGTATTTAAGATTCTACAccaagtaaaaacaaacaaacaccaaaacaaaacccacaaaaaacaggACAAGGTAAAACAGGTGGTTCTGCACATGCATCAAATTATTTGTTGTAGGTTgtgagttttttcctctcttgaaCTGACAATTTCAACATTCTGTCCTCTGATGTATTGTCttgagctgttttttttttttgttaaaagtaAACATAATAAGAAGAAGTTTCCCAACAGATAACAGACTGTAATTTTTATATGACTAACTCTGAGATACTTACCTCTTTGACACATTCTGTTGACAAAGCTTACTGGCCTCATAAATTtggagaaataaatatatacacCAGCTCTATGCCTGACTAAACTTTATCATTCCAGAAAAACCTGCTGAGAGGAGACACACCTGTCCTTAAACTCTCTGTAACATTTGGAAGCACCTTCCTTCACGCTACTATGGGGAATGGCTTAACAAGTTCATTTTAATTGTGGAATcaaggaaaacaagaatttCCTGAAGAAAAGTACAGCTCTGCTTACATCATTTGCCTCAAAGTGTGGTGCTTGGAGCCAGCAGTGGGGAACTCCCTGTGTTTTACACAATGCCCACATGTAATAAcatcaggctggacatcaggaggaattccttcatggaaagggttgtcaaaCATTGAAAcgagctgcccagggaggtgctggagtcatcatccctgaAGGTGTTTAAGGAATGACTGGACATGGCATTGATGCCAGGAATTGGTCAACAAAGTGGTGTttggtcataggttggactgAACGTACaacacagacacagagctcctgaAGTGGGTCCAGCAGCAAGGATTGGGGGACCGGAGCATCTCTCCTACAGGAAAAGCTTATGGGACCGGAGTTGTTCAGCCTCAAAAAGAGATGGCTGAGAGTGGTTTCACCAATGCgtataaatatttaaagtggGGGAGTGCCAAGAGTATGGACCAGGTTCTGCTTGGTGGCGccaagcaacaggacaagaggtaaCAGTCAGAAACTTATGTATAGGAAGTTCCACATGAACACAAGGAAGGATTTCTTTATTGTGAGCATGACCAAGCAGTGGAACAGAATGccagaggttgtggagtctccctcactgcgGGTATTCCAGACCCGTCTGGACACAATCCagtgccatgtgctctaggaCGGCCCTGCTGGAGAAGGGAGGATGGAgcagatgacccactgtgatCCATTCCTACCTCACCTGTTCCGTCAATTATAATAATAATCAATGTGATTATCTACGAAGTCTTCTCCTAGCCTAACTGGCTCTATAATTCCACGGCAATAACCGCGAGCACCGGCAGCCCCGGGGGAGGGTCAGCAGGACCTTTCCCCTCAGGCCGGCCGCTCTCCTCGCCCCGAGGTCCCAGGCCCGCTCACCTGCTTGGCCCCCCGTGTGAACTCCTCGATGCTGAATTCCTGGTCGAAGTAGAGGCGGATGAGCAGGTAGTAGAAGCGGGTGCGGAGCCAGGCGAAGGGGCTAGTGATCCTCACTACTACTACACGTCGCTGAGGGCCCTCGGTCCCAGATCCGGCGCTGCTGGCGAACCGAGAGCCGAGCTGGGGCGGGCGGGTCCGGGCGGGGCCCAGAGGGCCCGCTGCGGCCGCGGCCGGCGGCAGGAGCCGGGCGGAGCCCGCCAGCGCCCGCGCCAGCCAGCGGACACGGCCCGGAGCCGCGCAGCGCAGCGCCATgacagcccggccccgcccggtCCGCCCGCAACTCCCGCTCCCCGGAAACACGGCCGCGGCCGCCGCTGGTTCCGGCGCAGACGCGAGCGGGTCAGGGGAGGCGAGCCCCGGTCAGCCCCGGAGCGGGGCGGTGTCTCCTCTGCTGGGCTTGGGGACGCCGCGTCTGGGGTAcggtgtccagttctgggcttctCAGTGCAAGAGAGataaggagctgctggagagggagcACTGGAGGCCACAGAGGTGATTGATtaagggcctggagcatctctcgTCATGAGGAGAGACTgcgggagctgggcctgttcagtctggaggagATTGCGAGGGGATCTCATGAGTGCATATAAATACCTCAAAGGcggtgccaagaggatggtgccagacaTTTCTCAGTGGTGCTCGGTGAGAGGAGGAGTGatggccataaactaaaacatAGTAAGTTCCAGCTCAGCTTGAGAAAGAACTGCTTTACGTTGAGGGTGGccgagcactggaacaggctgcccagaaaGTCACGGAGTCTCTGGAGACAATCAAACTCCACCTGGACGTGTTCCTGTGGCACCTGCTCCAGCTGACCCTGATGTGCCAGGGGTCGGACTCGATGGTCTCCAGAGATCTCTTCCAACACTAACAATTCTGTGATCCGCGGGCTCCAGGAcccttcccagagggaaaggcaggaacGCTTCTGCGCGGACTCTTCTTTCCGGGGGAAGCGGCGGGGCGGACGCGGCGGACGCGGCCAtggagcggcgggagcggccggCGGTGGCCGTGGAGCGGCTGGAGCGGGTGACGCGGGAGCGCTTCCTGCGGGACATCTACCCGCGGGTACGGCGCGCTCGGAGCAGGACCCGCCGGAGCGGGTGGGGCTCCGCGGGGACACGGGACAAGGCAGGAGGTGTCCGGGGACCCCTCagcgggcacagctggggcaggCAAACCTCAGGTTTGGGTTCGTGTGTTCCCGGAAAGGTGCCCTGATCCATTGAGGGGCATGGAAGTTTAGGAGCTTCTGTAGGCAAATCCTGTCTGAGCTGCTGGCAAGTTCCGACAGGCGATCTCCGTAAGAGTCCATTTCCTTCGGCAGTGGCTAAGAAGTGTGACAGTTAATTTTGTTGCTTTGTCATCTTTTGTTTTATTCCCCCGCTCCTTACCCCCCCACCCTCCGAGGTCCCAGTTAAAAGCAAAAGTGTTCTTCTACTTTTTGTGTGCGGCCTGGATCAAACCTGTTTGTAGTTGTGAGCAAGGAGCCTTGATATAGGTGGAAAGAGCTTCTCTTGTGAGAAAATAACAGCATCACCACAGCTCACAGTCTGCACCTTAACTGTGTGGGCTTTTACATGTTTTGTGCTAAGCCTTGGCTAGAAAGATTAAATCTATTCATTCATCTGGCTGGATTCCTCAACGGCCCCAGCACAAGGTGTGGGCTATAATTGTCTTTGTCTCTCCATATCCTTCCTTACCCAACTAGGCAAGAACACATAGTTAATAGAGAAATAGTTCCATAATTTACTGCATTTCGTTTCAGCATTCAGCATTTGTTTCACATTGCTTGTGAACAGATCAGTTGTGACCTTGTGCAGTGGGTCCTGGCATTCAACTGACTTGTTTGCTTTTATGTAATTTGAAAAttcattctgttttgttttccattggATGCTGTGATCATTCaccactgaatttttttttttgttgttccttaGAGAAAGCCAGTAGTGCTGACAGGACTGGAACTGGGCACTTGCACGACCAAATGGACAATAGATTACCTGAGCCAAGCTGAAGGACCCAAAGAAGTAAAAATTCATGTTTCTGCAGTGCCACAGATGGATTTCCTCAGTAAGAACTTTGTGTATAGGTACTTCACTCCAAGGCCTCTTGTATTTTAAAGGCATGTGCTTGTAACTTACAGACATACAGTGCATCTGTTTGAAGCTGAGGGTGGGAATAGGAAGATGTTTGTGAAAACAGTACATTATGTATCAAAGGGTTTTCCTAGATTTCTCCCTCTTCTATTAATTGTACACACTGAATTAATACAATAAGAGTGAAATGAAGGGCCAAACACCACCTTAAAAGTGATATCATGAAGAAGTGTTGTGAAGGTATTTTGTCAGAGCATTCTTGTAGGAAATTTGAGCCTGGCACTTGCAGCTGTtagttaaaaacaaaccaaaacacccTTGATATCTACAGTCGATGACCTGCTATTTTATTCTAGTTATATGGTGCATTTTCAGTGTTACTGAGTAGTGATAATTTCTGACTCACTGTGTGTCTGATCCCCTTTGAAtgctggtgtgtgtgtgtgccagcCATGGCATTCCACTCCAGAAAGGGTGTAACTAATTAAAACCAAGCTCTTATCAAAGTTAGAATGTGCAGCTTTCAGAATGTTCAAACCACTGGATACCACACATTTCACCAGCTCTTTAATCTTGATGTGGGCCACAAAAACCCTTGATCTCCTCTGGAGCTTCTCTTATGTAACTGCCAAAACATTTCTTCAGAGTTCATCTAATCTCAGTCATCGTGTTGTCCTTCAAGGGTAAATGCCTTTATTTCAGCAGTCCTTTGTTTTCCTCGAGTGGGAACAGGATGTGCTCAGTCTGTTAAACTTATAAGCAGGTGGGAGTCTATGCTGTAGGTGTAAACAAGCTACAGGTCTCTGAGTGGAGCCTGTTGTTCAGGGGATAAGCACAAGTTACAATCATGATGCACTCTGCTCACTGCATAGTGAATTTTTGAGTCTCTGAAATTAGGTTGTACTTGACTAACTTTGTCTTATCCATACTtcattttccctgctctgttttggtttttttttagtatctCTTGCTGTGAGTTCACATGCAGTTGTTCTGGAGTCTTAGTTTTAGCAGGTTTGTAGCCATACGGACTCTGTGATGCTCTGATGGTGTTTCATTATAGCAGGTGTCAGGACTTTGACGTACTTCACTTGAAATTCAGGAAGCTTTGACCTTTTTCAGAGCAAGCACCTCATTCTAATCTGAGGGGACTATAAGTAGAAA from the Poecile atricapillus isolate bPoeAtr1 chromosome 5, bPoeAtr1.hap1, whole genome shotgun sequence genome contains:
- the MAIP1 gene encoding m-AAA protease-interacting protein 1, mitochondrial translates to MALRCAAPGRVRWLARALAGSARLLPPAAAAAGPLGPARTRPPQLGSRFASSAGSGTEGPQRRVVVVRITSPFAWLRTRFYYLLIRLYFDQEFSIEEFTRGAKQAFSVVSKLLSQRKLDLLEELVSAEVLQVLKEKISLLPDSHRDALAADIDAIMYTTEGDVRIYYDDDGRKFVSILMCFWYLNGANLPDEVPGEAKVFQIVFGDENTKEKKHLLTANYEFQREFTEGAKPDWTITRIEHPRLLD